A single genomic interval of Camelina sativa cultivar DH55 chromosome 11, Cs, whole genome shotgun sequence harbors:
- the LOC104728680 gene encoding uncharacterized protein LOC104728680, with the protein MSHESCSEVRLSTVNGITYLLANPQSHGILKVLLPRLGHLMLDSVTSVRVAMVDLLLLLRDVRAFQFNTVVSLDVLLSVLASDQTHVAKGIARLLIPSYFPSRKRAEEACQRCRTLINRNPMAGARFCEFLVSLGATVQSVLHLVGFLLNSVLSGDKLEENQTEGLLRSAYYLCKDLVADSGCMASLKKLLPGVKLKSLLSFAPTAQAQSSVFDIIAMISPDMVSDVLEDCMNLVVNCGGSPGDPGRQTELRSVHKLFLXKRMRNTIVSLVKGNCKVVDGIGYFLLICSAVSIEKKDYSTALGLLNFVCVKLVSREDREWRELDTMLVLLPRIYPIIEREIGEESDEDVVKKLEAARDLLQPVWMYHVYETRRFRMMEEEEEE; encoded by the exons ATGTCACATGAATCGTGCAGTGAGGTTAGACTTTCAACGGTTAATGGTATAACTTACCTCCTCGCAAACCCACAATCCCATGGCATACTTAAAGTGCTTCTGCCAAGACTGGGGCATTTGATGCTAGATAGTGTTACTTCAGTACGCGTTGCAATGGTAGATCTGCTGCTTCTTTTACGAGATGTTCGTGCTTTCCAGTTTAATACG GTAGTGAGCTTGGATGTGTTATTATCTGTGCTTGCCTCTGATCAGACTCATGTTGCTAAGGGAATCGCTCGACTGCTAATACCATCATACTTTCCATCAAGAAAGAGAGCTGAGGAGGCATGCCAGCGATGTAGAACACTCATAAACAGAAACCCAATGGCCGGTGCACGGTTTTGCGAATTTTTAGTATCTTTAGGAGCAACCGTTCAATCTGTGCTGCACCTTGTTGGGTTCTTGTTGAATTCAGTCTTGTCAGGTGATAAGCTAGAGGAGAACCAGACTGAAGGCTTGCTTCGTTCTGCGTACTATCTCTGTAAAGATTTGGTTGCTGATTCTGGGTGTATGGCCTCCCTGAAAAAGTTGTTACCTGGAGTAAAATTGAAAAGCTTGCTATCATTTGCACCCACTGCACAGGCTCAGTCATCTGTCTTCGATATAATCGCTATGATCTCCCCTGATATGGTCTCTGACGTCCTAGAAGATTGCATGAATTTAGTTGTCAATTGTGGTGGTTCGCCTGGTGATCCAGGACGACAGACTGAGTTGAGGTCTGTACACAAGTTATTCCTGNTCAAAAGAATGAGAAACACCATAGTTTCATTGGTGAAAGGTAACTGTAAGGTGGTCGATGGAAttggttattttcttttgatatgttCTGCAGTGAGTATAGAGAAGAAGGATTACAGTACAGCCCTAGGATTGTTGAACTTTGTATGTGTGAAATTGGTTAGTAGAGAAGATAGAGAGTGGAGAGAGCTGGACACAATGTTGGTGTTACTTCCAAGAATCTACCCGATCATAGAGCGAGAGATTGGTGaagaaagtgatgaagatgTAGTTAAGAAACTGGAGGCCGCAAGAGATTTGCTTCAACCTGTGTGGATGTACCATGTCTACGAAACCAGAAGGTTTCGCatgatggaggaagaagaagaagaatag
- the LOC104725297 gene encoding cytochrome P450 89A2-like (The sequence of the model RefSeq protein was modified relative to this genomic sequence to represent the inferred CDS: added 14 bases not found in genome assembly), whose protein sequence is MEIWLLILASLSISLLVNLLFLRRRDSSSLPLPPDPNFFPFLGTLQWLRQGLGGLDSYLRSVHNRLGPIITLRITSRPAIFVADRSLAHQALVLNGAVFADRPPAAPVSKIVSSNQHNISSCSYGATWRLLRRNLTSEILHPSRVGSYTNARRWVLEILFDRFRKNRGEEPIVVVDHLHYAMFALLVLMCFGDKLDEKQIKQVEYVQRRQLLGFTRFNILNLWPKFTKLILRKRWEEFFQMKREQQDVLLPLIRARRKIVEERKKRSSEEDNNKEYVQSYVDTLLDVELPDEKRKLNEDEIVSLCSEFLNAGTDTTATALQWIMANLVKNPNIQKRLYEEIKSVVGEDQAKEVEEEDAQKMPYLKAVVLEGLRRHPPGHFVLPHSVTEDTVLGGYKVPKKGTINFMVAEIGRDPKVWEEPMAFNPERFIGAQEESVDITGSRGIKMMPFGAGRRICPGIGLAMLHLEYYVANMVREFEWKEVQGHEVDLTEKLEFTVVMKHPLKALAVPRRNY, encoded by the coding sequence ACTCATTTTGGCCTCTCTCTCCATATCTCTCCTTGTCAATCTCCTCTTCCTTCGTCGCCGTGACTCTTCCTCTCTTCCGTTACCACCTGACCCTAACTTCTTCCCTTTCCTTGGAACCCTCCAGTGGCTCCGGCAAGGCTTAGGTGGTCTCGACAGCTATCTCCGCTCCGTCCACAACCGTCTAGGTCCAATCATCACTCTCCGCATCACTTCCCGCCCCGCCATCTTCGTCGCCGATCGTTCTCTCGCTCACCAGGCTCTCGTCTTGAACGGCGCCGTTTTCGCTGACCGTCCACCGGCGGCTCCGGTCAGCAAGATTGTTTCTAGCAACCAGCATAACATCAGCTCTTGTTCGTATGGAGCCACGTGGCGGCTTCTCCGCCGTAATCTCACCTCTGAGATTCTCCACCCGTCGCGCGTGGGATCTTACACTAACGCGCGGCGGTGGGTTCTTgagatcctcttcgatcggttTCGTAAGAACAGAGGTGAAGAACCGATCGTTGTGGTTGATCATCTTCACTATGCGATGTTTGCGCTTCTTGTTCTCATGTGTTTTGGTGATAAGCTCGACgagaagcaaatcaaacaagtGGAATACGTTCAGAGGAGACAGCTTCTTGGGTTTACTAGGTTCAACATCCTTAATCTCTGGCCTAAGTTCACTAAACTGATTCTGCGAAAGAGATGGGAAGAGTTTTTCCAGATGAAGAGAGAGCAGCAGGACGTTTTGCTTCCGCTGATTCGTGCTCGGAGGAAGATTGttgaagagaggaagaagagatcatcagaggaagacaacaacaaagagTATGTACAGTCATATGTTGATACTCTGCTCGATGTGGAGCTTCCAGATGAGAAGAGGAAGTTGAACGAGGACGAGATTGTGAGTTTGTGCTCTGAGTTTCTCAACGCCGGGACTGATACAACAGCCACGGCGCTGCAATGGATCATGGCCAACCTCGTCAAAAACCCGAATATCCAGAAGAGACTGTACGAGGAGATCAAAAGCGTAGTTGGGGAAGATCAAGCAaaggaagtggaagaagaagacgcgcAGAAGATGCCGTATCTCAAGGCGGTGGTTCTGGAGGGTCTCCGGAGGCATCCTCCGGGACACTTTGTGCTACCGCATAGTGTCACGGAAGACACCGTATTGGGAGGGTACAAGGTACCGAAGAAGGGGACGATTAACTTCATGGTGGCAGAGATAGGGAGGGATCCAAAGGTGTGGGAGGAACCAATGGCGTTCAACCCGGAGAGGTTTATTGGGGCCCAAGAAGAATCGGTGGACATTACCGGTAGCAGAGGGATAAAGATGATGCCGTTTGGAGCTGGAAGGAGGATATGTCCAGGGATTGGGCTAGCAATGCTGCATCTGGAGTACTATGTGGCGAATATGGTGAGGGAGTTTGAGTGGAAAGAGGTCCAAGGTCATGAGGTTGACTTGACGGAGAAGCTCGAGTTCACCGTCGTCATGAAACACCCGCTTAAGGCTCTTGCTGTGCCTAGGAGAAATTACTAG
- the LOC109127408 gene encoding condensin-2 complex subunit G2-like translates to MEKRLRSSLKTSADEFISTAIKLSLKTSKAALKSIIYAVKPSSDLSSSLPLALHKSIHQHTESFQKLDDDDDTTTPYVPSPSNSPPPKRQRVGSVLDSGQRKQEILLSSLEVLSHAVHLCLLNPKKAFSTSDLLPAAQFLHDNLRLFESDSVLCLEIAGICECWWKEGLVGRESLISQSLPFLLSRSLTLKKKVDVHRVYMLREAFTLFDFEDESIEDLRMLLMRCVVSPLYVKTEDGQRFVSFAFGLSRQLMKAGLAVVKAQIPLARKSVLEGFGGILFRAWKEVEQQDLKGEIEDGFLQGIIDTCIHASSCAFSASLRRVLEGFISQRTTQGVEKLLFSLAEPMIFRSLQVANSNVRLNALHLLLDLFPMEDPDATKEAKDSLLDKQFYLLEKLMSDECPDVRSVAVEGLCRVFYLFWEVIPSATITKVLTKIFDDMSHESCSEVRLSTVNGITYLLANPQSHGILKVVLPRLGHLMLDSVTSVRVAMVDLLLLLRDVRAFQDPKVWEEPMAFNPERFIGAQEESVDITGSRGIKMMPFGAGRRICPGIGLAMLHLEYYVANMVREFEWKEVQGHEVDLTEKLEFTVVMKHPLKALAVPRRNY, encoded by the exons ATGGAGAAAAGGCTCCGGTCATCTCTCAAGACATCCGCCGACGAATTCATCTCAACCGCCATCAAATTATCCCTAAAAACCTCAAAGGCGGCGCTGAAATCAATCATCTACGCCGTGAAACCCTCGTCAGACCTCTCATCTTCTCTCCCACTCGCTCTTCACAAGTCAATCCACCAACACACAGAATCCTTCCAAAaactcgatgatgatgatgatactacTACTCCCTACGTCCCTTCTCCTTCCAATTCGCCTCCGCCGAAACGCCAACGAGTTGGATCCGTACTGGATTCGGGTCAGCGTAAGCAGGAGATCCTCCTCAGTTCTCTTGAGGTTCTTTCTCATGCTGTTCATCTATGTCTTCTGAATCCCAAAAAAGCTTTTTCAACTTCGGATTTACTTCCCGCTGCTCAATTTTTGCACGATAATCTTAGACTGTTCGAGTCGGATTCGGTTCTGTGTCTCGAGATTGCTGGGATTTGTGAGTGTTGGTGGAAGGAAGGTTTAGTGGGAAGAGAGTCTTTGATTTCGCAGTCGTTACCGTTTTTGCTTTCGAGGTCAttgaccttgaagaagaaaGTTGATGTTCATAGAGTGTATATGCTTAGGGAAGCGTTTAcgttgtttgattttgaggatgAGAGTATTGAAGATCTGAGGATGTTGCTGATGCGCTGTGTGGTTTCTCCTCTGTATGTGAAGACTGAAGATGGTCAGAGGTTTGTTTCCTTTGCCTTTGGGCTTAGTCGACAGTTGATGAAGGCCGGTCTTGCTGTTGTTAAGGCTCAGATCCCTTTGGCGAGGAAGTCTGTGCTTGAGGGTTTTGGTGGGATTTTATTTAGAGCTTGGAAAGAAGTGGAGCAGCAAGATTTGAAAGGTGAGATTGAAGATGGGTTTTTACAGGGGATTATTGATACTTGTATTCACGCTAGTTCTTGCGCCTTTTCTGCTTCTTTAAGGAGGGTTTTGGAAGGCTTTATCAGTCAGCGAACGACTCAAGGAGTTGAGAAGCTTCTCTTTAGCCTTGCTGAGCCTATGATATTTCGATCATTgcag gtTGCAAATTCAAATGTTCGTTTAAATGCTTTACATTTGCTTCTGGATCTTTTCCCCATGGAGGATCCTGATGcaacaaaagaagcaaaagataGCCTACTTGACAAACAGTTCTACTTGCTGGAAAAATTGATGAGTGATGAATGTCCAGATGTGAGGTCCGTTGCTGTGGAAGGTCTCTGCCGAGTTTTCTATCTTTTCTGGGAAGTGATCCCATCAGCAACAATTACCAAGGTCCTCACAAAAATTTTCGATGATATGTCACATGAATCGTGCAGTGAGGTTAGACTTTCAACGGTTAATGGTATAACTTACCTCCTCGCAAACCCACAATCCCATGGCATACTTAAAGTGGTTCTGCCAAGACTGGGGCATTTGATGCTAGATAGTGTTACTTCAGTACGCGTTGCCATGGTAGATCTGCTGCTTCTTTTACGAGATGTTCGTGCTTTCCA GGATCCAAAGGTGTGGGAGGAACCAATGGCGTTCAACCCGGAGAGGTTTATTGGGGCCCAAGAAGAATCGGTGGACATTACCGGTAGCAGAGGGATAAAGATGATGCCGTTTGGAGCTGGAAGGAGGATATGTCCAGGGATTGGGCTAGCAATGCTGCATCTGGAGTACTATGTGGCGAATATGGTGAGGGAGTTTGAGTGGAAAGAGGTCCAAGGTCATGAGGTTGACTTGACGGAGAAGCTCGAGTTCACCGTCGTCATGAAACACCCGCTTAAGGCTCTTGCTGTGCCTAGGAGAAATTACTAG
- the LOC104725296 gene encoding tocopherol O-methyltransferase, chloroplastic-like isoform X2 translates to MKATLAPSSLTSLPYRTNSSSFGSSSSSLLFRSPSSSASMTTTARGNVAVAAAATSTEALRKGIAEFYNETSGLWEEIWGDHMHHGFYDSDSSVQLSDSGHREAQIRMIEESLRFAGVTTDEEEEKKIKKIVDVGCGIGGSSRYLASKFGAESIGITLSPVQAKRANDLAAAQSLAHKVF, encoded by the exons atgaaagcGACTCTCGCACCCTCTTCTCTGACAAGCCTCCCTTACCGAACCAACTCATCCTCTTTCGGCTCATCATCGTCATCGCTTCTCTTTCGGTCTCCATCATCTTCAGCCTCTATGACGACGACAGCACGTGGGAACGTGGCTGTGGCCGCTGCTGCTACCTCCACTGAGGCGCTACGTAAAGGAATAGCGGAGTTCTACAACGAAACGTCGGGTCTGTGGGAAGAGAT TTGGGGAGATCACATGCATCATGGCTTTTATGACTCTGATTCTTCCGTGCAACTCTCTGATTCTGGTCACCGAGAAGCTCAGATCCGAATGATTGAAGAGTCTCTCCGTTTCGCTGGTGTTACTACTG atgaagaggaggagaaaaagataaagaaaatagtGGATGTTGGATGTGGGATAGGAGGAAGCTCAAGGTATCTTGCCTCTAAGTTTGGAGCCGAGAGCATTGGCATTACTCTCAGCCCTGTTCAGGCCAAGCGAGCCAATGATCTCGCAGCTGCTCAGTCACTCGCTCATAAggtattttaa
- the LOC104725296 gene encoding tocopherol O-methyltransferase, chloroplastic-like isoform X1, producing the protein MKATLAPSSLTSLPYRTNSSSFGSSSSSLLFRSPSSSASMTTTARGNVAVAAAATSTEALRKGIAEFYNETSGLWEEIWGDHMHHGFYDSDSSVQLSDSGHREAQIRMIEESLRFAGVTTDEEEEKKIKKIVDVGCGIGGSSRYLASKFGAESIGITLSPVQAKRANDLAAAQSLAHKVF; encoded by the exons atgaaagcGACTCTCGCACCCTCTTCTCTGACAAGCCTCCCTTACCGAACCAACTCATCCTCTTTCGGCTCATCATCGTCATCGCTTCTCTTTCGGTCTCCATCATCTTCAGCCTCTATGACGACGACAGCACGTGGGAACGTGGCTGTGGCCGCTGCTGCTACCTCCACTGAGGCGCTACGTAAAGGAATAGCGGAGTTCTACAACGAAACGTCGGGTCTGTGGGAAGAG ATTTGGGGAGATCACATGCATCATGGCTTTTATGACTCTGATTCTTCCGTGCAACTCTCTGATTCTGGTCACCGAGAAGCTCAGATCCGAATGATTGAAGAGTCTCTCCGTTTCGCTGGTGTTACTACTG atgaagaggaggagaaaaagataaagaaaatagtGGATGTTGGATGTGGGATAGGAGGAAGCTCAAGGTATCTTGCCTCTAAGTTTGGAGCCGAGAGCATTGGCATTACTCTCAGCCCTGTTCAGGCCAAGCGAGCCAATGATCTCGCAGCTGCTCAGTCACTCGCTCATAAggtattttaa